In the genome of Cupriavidus malaysiensis, one region contains:
- a CDS encoding aminotransferase class V-fold PLP-dependent enzyme, with translation MTALLTDAAVDALRAATPGTRTTIHFNHAGASLPSAATLGAIHAHLEREATRGPMEAGVAAAEQSEQARVLAATLLNAGPDEIALTGGTSQGWGSAFAALGRWRAGERMLVSRHEWGGNLAVMQLAAREAGASVETIPCAPDGTVDPAALEAMLDERVRLIALTWLPANGGLINPAEAVGQVARRHGIPYFVDAAQAVGQLPVDVARLGCDVLSAAGRKALRAPRGTGLLYVRRGFLPRMATPAWVDRHAAPLDAHGEPRLRQDAGRFEAAEASLALRCGLANALREALAIGLPAIRARILATAAHLRAELAAVAGVTVLDAGTERSGLVAFQVAGHEPAALQRALAAQGISIGTSGIPYTPLDMRARGLDQVARASVSYLTTVEEAGRLVAALRGLLR, from the coding sequence ATGACCGCACTGCTCACCGACGCCGCGGTCGACGCCTTGCGCGCCGCCACGCCCGGCACGCGCACGACCATCCACTTCAACCACGCGGGCGCTTCCTTGCCCTCCGCCGCCACCCTCGGCGCGATCCACGCCCACCTGGAGCGCGAGGCCACGCGCGGGCCGATGGAGGCCGGCGTGGCCGCCGCGGAGCAGAGCGAGCAGGCGCGCGTGCTCGCCGCCACGCTGCTCAACGCCGGGCCCGACGAGATCGCCCTGACCGGCGGCACCTCGCAAGGCTGGGGCAGCGCCTTCGCCGCGCTGGGCCGCTGGCGTGCGGGCGAGCGCATGCTGGTCAGCCGCCACGAATGGGGCGGCAATCTTGCGGTCATGCAGTTGGCGGCACGCGAGGCCGGGGCTTCGGTCGAAACCATCCCCTGCGCGCCGGACGGCACGGTCGATCCCGCCGCGCTCGAGGCCATGCTGGACGAACGCGTGCGCCTGATCGCGCTGACCTGGCTGCCGGCCAACGGCGGCCTGATCAATCCGGCCGAGGCCGTGGGCCAGGTGGCGCGCCGCCATGGCATCCCGTACTTCGTCGATGCCGCGCAGGCGGTCGGCCAGTTGCCGGTCGACGTGGCCCGCCTCGGCTGCGACGTGCTGAGCGCGGCTGGCCGCAAGGCGCTGCGCGCGCCGCGCGGTACCGGCCTGCTCTATGTACGGCGCGGGTTCCTGCCGCGCATGGCCACGCCGGCCTGGGTCGACCGCCATGCCGCGCCGCTCGACGCCCATGGCGAGCCGCGGCTGCGCCAGGACGCCGGCCGCTTCGAAGCGGCGGAGGCCTCGCTGGCGTTGCGCTGCGGTCTCGCCAACGCGCTGCGCGAAGCGCTGGCCATCGGCCTGCCGGCCATCCGCGCGCGGATCTTGGCCACGGCCGCCCACCTGCGCGCGGAGCTGGCCGCGGTTGCCGGCGTGACGGTGCTCGACGCGGGCACCGAACGCTCCGGCCTGGTGGCCTTCCAGGTGGCCGGGCACGAGCCGGCCGCGCTGCAGCGCGCGCTGGCGGCACAGGGTATCTCGATCGGCACCAGCGGCATTCCCTATACGCCGCTCGACATGCGCGCGCGCGGCCTGGACCAGGTGGCGCGGGCATCGGTCAGCTACCTGACCACGGTGGAGGAGGCAGGGCGGCTCGTTGCGGCCTTGCGAGGGTTGCTGCGCTGA
- a CDS encoding RidA family protein, with protein sequence MTQSLSARAAELGLHLEAAAAPAANYVPFVQEGNLLYISGQIARRQGETACVGHLGAEVTEAEGIEAARLCALAVLAQIAAATGDRLDRVARIVRLGVFVASAPGFRRQSAVADGASNLMVQVFGEAGRHARSAVGVAELPTGSAVEIEAVVALRPLNAPSGQPGQPAA encoded by the coding sequence ATGACCCAGTCCCTCAGCGCACGCGCGGCCGAACTCGGCCTGCACCTGGAGGCCGCCGCCGCGCCGGCCGCCAACTATGTTCCCTTCGTGCAGGAGGGCAACCTGCTGTATATCTCCGGCCAGATCGCGCGCCGCCAGGGCGAGACGGCCTGCGTCGGCCACCTCGGCGCCGAGGTCACGGAGGCCGAGGGTATCGAGGCGGCGCGATTGTGCGCGCTGGCTGTGCTGGCGCAGATCGCGGCCGCCACCGGCGACCGCCTCGACCGCGTGGCGCGCATCGTGCGCCTCGGCGTCTTCGTCGCCAGCGCGCCGGGCTTCCGCCGGCAGAGCGCGGTGGCCGACGGCGCCTCCAACCTGATGGTGCAGGTCTTCGGCGAGGCCGGCCGGCACGCGCGCAGCGCCGTCGGCGTGGCGGAGCTGCCCACCGGCAGCGCCGTCGAGATCGAGGCCGTGGTCGCCCTGCGGCCGCTGAACGCGCCGTCCGGCCAGCCTGGCCAGCCCGCAGCCTGA